A DNA window from Vigna angularis cultivar LongXiaoDou No.4 chromosome 1, ASM1680809v1, whole genome shotgun sequence contains the following coding sequences:
- the LOC108320088 gene encoding E3 ubiquitin protein ligase RIE1 gives MSSSNSAPQPHAPLLIPRPDAATARLPVLALLLGRRGHSAVVRETAARELDERRADWTYSKPVVALDMTWNMAFVVVSAVMLACTVKENPNTPIRWWICGYALQCLLHVALVWVEYRRRSDAPRDEESGGHLEYDDVNDSEEEDSGTSGSSPSTGFTKRCASLNTMVSLLWWMVGFYWVVSGGDILLQDAPRLYWLAVVFLAFDVFFAIFCVVLACLIGIALCCCLPCIIAILYAVAGQEGASESDLSVLPRYKYQMLSNEETPSKGGGSMIPVETISGYSVNERILSPDDAECCICISSYEDGAELHVLPCNHHFHSTCIVKWLKMNATCPLCKFNILKGNEQV, from the exons ATGTCTTCCTCAAATTCCGCCCCTCAGCCCCACGCGCCGCTGCTCATCCCGCGTCCCGATGCCGCCACGGCCCGTCTCCCCGTCCTCGCACTCCTCCTCGGCCGCCGCGGCCATTCCGCCGTCGTCCGGGAGACCGCGGCCCGTGAGCTCGACGAGCGCCGCGCCGACTGGACATACTCGAAGCCGGTGGTGGCGCTCGACATGACATGGAACATGGCCTTTGTGGTGGTCTCAGCGGTGATGCTCGCCTGCACCGTCAAGGAAAATCCCAACACGCCGATCCGGTGGTGGATCTGCGGCTACGCCCTGCAGTGCCTCCTCCACGTGGCGCTCGTGTGGGTTGAGTACAGGAGGAGGAGCGACGCGCCCAGGGACGAGGAGTCTGGCGGCCACCTCGAATATGATGACGTCAACGACAGCGAAGAGGAGGATTCTGGAACCTCTGGGAGTTCCCCTTCCACTGG ATTCACAAAACGATGCGCATCATTGAATACCATGGTTTCGTTACTTTGGTGGATGGTGGGCTTTTACTGGGTTGTCTCTGGTGGTGATATTCTTCTGCAAGATGCTCCACGTTTGTACTG GTTGGCTGTTGTCTTCCTTGCATTTGATGTCTTTTTTGCCATCTTTTGTGTTGTGTTGGCATGCTTGATTGGAATTGCCCTCTGTTGTTGTTTACCCTGTATTATTGCTATTCTCTATGCTGTTGCAGGACAG GAAGGTGCATCAGAATCGGATCTCAGTGTACTTCCGAGATACAAATATCAAATGTTAAGCAATGAGGAAACACCTAGTAAGGGAGGTGGATCAATGATTCCCGTGGAGACCATCAGTGGTTACTCAGTGAATGAACGAATACTTTCACCTGATGATGCA gAATGCTGTATATGCATCTCTTCTTATGAGGATGGAGCAGAACTTCATGTTCTTCCGTGTAACCATCATTTCCATTCTACATGCATAGTGAAATGGCTGAAGATGAATGCAACTTGTCCTCTTTGCAAGTTCAATATTCTGAAGGGAAATGAACAGGTGTGA
- the LOC108320089 gene encoding 40S ribosomal protein S2-4, with product MAERGSGDRGGFGRGFGGRGRGDRGRGGRRRAGRRDEEEKWVPVTKLGRLVKDGKIRSLEQIYLHSLPIKEHQIIDTLVGPTLKDEVMKIMPVQKQTRAGQRTRFKAFVVVGDGNGHVGLGVKCSKEVATAIRGAIILAKLSVIPVRRGYWGNKIGKPHTVPCKVTGKCGSVTVRMVPAPRGSGIVAARVPKKVLQFAGIDDVFTSSRGSTKTLGNFVKATFDCLLKTYGFLTPEFWKETRFSKSPFQEYTDLLAKPTGKALILEEERVEA from the exons ATGGCCGAACGTGGAAGTGGAGACCGTGGTGGATTCGGTCGTGGCTTCGGCGGTCGCGGTCGCGGCGACAGGGGCCGTGGCGGACGCCGTAGGGCCGGGCGCCGCGATGAGGAGGAAAAATGGGTTCCTGTAACGAAACTTGGACGCCTCGTAAAGGATGGTAAAATCCGGAGCCTGGAACAGATCTACCTGCACTCACTCCCAATTAAGGAGCACCAAATAATCGACACCCTCGTCGGTCCTACTCTCAAAGACGAGGTCATGAAGATCATGCCTGTCCAGAAACAGACTCGCGCCGGTCAGCGCACGCGCTTCAAGGCCTTCGTCGTCGTTGGTGACGGTAACGGCCACGTGGGTCTCGGTGTCAAGTGCAGCAAGGAAGTCGCCACCGCCATTCGTGGCGCCATTATCTTGGCTAAGCTATCTGTTATTCCCGTCAGGAGAGGGTATTGGGGAAACAAGATTGGAAAGCCCCACACCGTTCCCTGTAAGGTTACCGGAAAGTGTGGTTCCGTCACAGTTCGCATGGTCCCTGCCCCTCGTGGGTCCGGTATCGTCGCTGCCAGGGTCCCCAAAAAGGTATTGCAGTTCGCCGGTATCGATGATGTTTTCACCTCCTCCAGAGGTTCAACCAAAACCCTCGGAAACTTCGTCAAG GCCACTTTTGATTGCCTGCTTAAAACCTACGGTTTTCTAACACCCGAATTCTGGAAGGAAACTCGCTTCTCTAAATCACCATTCCAAGAATACACAGATCTATTGGCAAAGCCAACAGGAAAGGCCCTTATCCTGGAAGAGGAAAGAGTTGAAGCTTGA
- the LOC108320130 gene encoding phragmoplastin DRP1C, whose product MATMTSLIGLINKIQRACTVLGDHGGEGLSLWEALPSVAVVGGQSSGKSSVLESVVGRDFLPRGSGIVTRRPLVLQLHKTDNGTQEYAEFLHLPRKRFTDFAAVRKEIADETDRITGKTKQISNIPIHLSIYSPNVVNLTLIDLPGLTKVAVEGQQESIVQDIENMVRSYVEKPNCIILAISPANQDIATSDAIKIAREVDPSGERTFGVVTKLDLMDKGTNAVDVLEGRQYRLQHPWVGIVNRSQADINRNVDMIAARRKEREYFETSPEYGHLAHKMGSEYLAKLLSQHLEQVIRQKIPSIIALINKTIDELNAELDRIGRPIAVDSGAQLYTILEMCRAFDKVFKEHLEGGRPGGDRIYGVFDHQLPAALKKLPFDRHLSLKNVQRVVTEADGYQPHLIAPEQGYRRLIEGSIGYFKGPAEASVDAVHFVLKELVRKSITETEELKRFPTLSNDIATAANEALEKFREESRKTVTRLVDMESSYLTVEFFRKIHFEPEKNPNGPPNPNRNGPPNMDSYTDNHLRKIGTNVSSYINMVCDTLKNTIPKAVVHCQVREAKRSLLNHFYVQVGRKEKEKLGAMLDEDPALMERRNQIAKRLELYKQARDDIDSVTWK is encoded by the exons ATGGCGACGATGACGAGCTTGATCGGTCTCATCAATAAGATCCAACGAGCCTGCACCGTTTTAGGAGATCACGGCGGCGAGGGTTTATCGCTTTGGGAAGCTCTTCCATCCGTCGCCGTCGTCGGTGGCCAG AGTTCGGGAAAATCGTCGGTGCTTGAAAGCGTGGTCGGAAGAGATTTTCTACCTCGTGGATCTG GTATTGTTACACGGAGACCATTAGTGCTGCAACTTCACAAGACAGACAATGGGACGCAGGAGTATGCGGAGTTTCTTCACTTACCGAGAAAGAGATTCACTGACTTTG CTGCTGTGAGGAAGGAAATAGCAGACGAAACAGATCGTATAACTGGGAAGACAAAACAAATTTCTAACATTCCAATTCATCTCAGCATTTATTCTCCCAATG TTGTAAACTTAACCCTCATAGATCTTCCTGGGCTGACAAAGGTTGCAGTAG AGGGACAGCAAGAGAGTATTGTTCAAGATATTGAAAACATGGTCCGCTCTTATGTTGAAAAG CCAAATTGCATTATCTTAGCTATCTCTCCTGCAAATCAAGATATTGCCACATCAGATGCCATAAAAATCGCTCGAGAAGTTGACCCTTCAG GTGAAAGAACGTTTGGTGTTGTTACCAAACTTGATCTTATGGATAAAGGAACTAATGCGGTTGAT GTACTCGAGGGAAGGCAATACAGGCTGCAGCATCCATGGGTTGGAATTGTGAACCGTTCACAAGCTGATATTAATCGGAATGTTGACATGATTGCTGCTCGTAGGAAGGAGCGTGAATATTTTGAGACAAGTCCCGAATATGGACATTTGGCACATAAAATGGGATCAGAATATCTTGCTAAGCTTTTATCTCAG CATTTGGAGCAAGTTATCAGACAGAAAATACCAAGTATCATTGccttaattaataaaactattgaCGAGCTAAATGCCGAGTTGGACCGTATTGGCAGACCAATTGCTGTGGATTCAGGG GCCCAACTCTACACTATTTTAGAGATGTGTCGTGCATTTGATAAAGTATTTAAAGAGCACCTGGAGGGAGG TCGTCCTGGTGGGGACCGGATATACGGAGTTTTTGATCACCAGTTACCAGCTGCTTTAAAAAAGCTTCCTTTCGATCGCCATCTTTCCCTGAAAAATGTCCAGAGGGTTGTCACTGAAGCTGATGGGTATCAGCCCCATCTAATTGCTCCAGAGCAGGGTTACCGAAGACTCATTGAAGGATCTATAGGCTATTTCAAAGGCCCAGCTGAAGCCTCCGTGGATGCT GTTCACTTTGTTTTAAAGGAACTTGTACGGAAATCAATTACAGAAACTGAG GAACTAAAAAGATTTCCAACACTTTCCAATGATATAGCAACTGCTGCGAATGAAGCTCTGGAAAAATTCCGAGAAGAAAGCAGGAAGACAGTTACACGGTTGGTTGATATGGAGTCTAGCTATCTAACAGTGGAGTTTTTCAGGAAGATTCATTTTGAACCAGAAAAGAATCCAAATGGACCACCAAATCCAAATCGGAATGGTCCCCCAAATATGGACAGTTATACTGACAATCACCTGCGCAAAATTG GAACAAATGTAAGTTCCTATATCAATATGGTTTGCGATACACTTAAGAATACCATACCCAAGGCTGTCGTTCATTGTCAAGTCAGAGAGGCTAAGCGATCTTTGCTGAACCACTTTTACGTTCAAGTTGGGAGGAAGGAG AAGGAAAAATTGGGTGCCATGTTGGATGAAGATCCAGCCCTTATGGAAAGGAGAAATCAAATAGCCAAAAGGCTTGAATTATACAAGCAAGCTAGGGATGACATTGACTCGGTGACTTGGAAATAA
- the LOC108320131 gene encoding microtubule-associated protein 70-2, producing the protein MAEVSGEGGAEATVATPVAPLAVSGSFKEGKGSSRRRAPSMRQSLDADEFMNLLHGSDPVKVELNRLENEVRDKDRELSEAQAEIKALRLSERLREKAVEELTEELSKVEGKLKLTESLLESKNLEIKKINDDKKASMAAQFAAEATLRRVHAAQKDDDMPPIEAILAPLEAELKLARQEIAKLQDDNKALDRLTKSKEAALLEAEKTVQIALAKASMVDDLQNKNQELIKQIEICQEENKILDKMHRLKVAEVEKLTQTVRELEEAVLAGGAAANAVRDYQRKVQEMNEERKTLDRELARAKVTANRVAVVVANEWKDANDKVMPVKQWLEERRFLQGEMQQLRDKLAITERTAKSEAQLKEKYQLRLKVLQESLRETSNSINRGTSEGRCISNGPSRRQSLGGADNISKLTSNGFLKRSPSIQLRSSVSSSTVLKHAKGTSKSFDGGTRSLERSKILLNGKPPSYSFNQSSEGTKHREENDNWKGNSDDKPNDFPTVDTEDSVSGVLYDLLQKEVLALRKAGHEKDQSLKDKDDAIEMLAKKVDTLTKAMEVEAKKMRREVAAMEKEVAAMRVEKEQESRAKRFSNVKGPVNSAQHQLVSGRNVARGGLTRSTQ; encoded by the exons ATGGCGGAGGTTTCCGGCGAGGGTGGAGCGGAGGCGACTGTGGCCACGCCGGTCGCGCCGTTGGCGGTGTCCGGATCGTTCAAGGAGGGGAAAGGCTCGTCGCGGAGGCGCGCGCCTTCGATGAGGCAGAGCCTCGACGCGGACGAGTTCATGAACTTGTTGCACGGTTCGGATCCGGTGAAGGTGGAGCTCAATCGGTTGGAGAATGAAGTTAGAG ATAAGGACAGGGAATTGTCGGAAGCGCAAGCGGAGATCAAAGCCTTGAGGCTCTCTGAACGGCTCAGAGAAAAGGCCGTTGAAGAG CTTACTGAAGAGTTGTCGAAGGTTGAAGGGAAGCTGAAGTTAACAGAGTCTCTTCTAGAAAGCAAA AATcttgaaataaagaaaatcaatGATGACAAGAAAGCATCGATGGCAGCTCAGTTTGCTGCTGAGGCCACTCTTCGGAGGGTCCATGCTGCTCAGAAGGATGATGACATGCCTCCTATAGAGGCCATTCTTGCTCCTCTAGAAGCTGAACTTAAGCTTGCCCGGCAAGAG ATTGCTAAACTTCAAGATGATAACAAAGCATTAGATCGACTTACCAAATCTAAAGAAGCAGCACTTCTTGAAGCTGAGAAGACTGTTCAGATTGCCTTGGCTAAGGCCTCCATGGTGGATGAtctccaaaataaaaatcaagagCTAATTAAACAGATTGAGATTTGTCAG gaagaaaataaaattttggacAAAATGCATAGACTGAAAGTGGCAGAGGTTGAAAAACTTACCCAAACCGTGAGGGAACTAGAAGAGGCTGTACTTGCAGGTGGTGCGGCTGCCAATGCTGTGAGAGATTATCAGCGGAAAGTTCAAGAAATGAAT gaagaaagaaaaacacttgACCGGGAGTTAGCTCGTGCCAAGGTAACAGCAAACAGAGTAGCTGTAGTGGTTGCTAATGAATGGAAGGATGCTAACGACAAAGTGATGCCTGTAAAACAATGGCTTGAAGAACGACGATTCTTGCAG GGAGAGATGCAGCAACTTCGAGACAAGCTTGCTATAACTGAGCGCACTGCAAAGTCTGAAGCACAGTTAAAA gaaaaatatcaattaaggCTTAAAGTGCTACAGGAGAGTTTGAGAGAAACTTCTAACAGTATTAATCGCGGCACCTCAGAGGGAAGATGTATTAGCAATGGGCCTTCTCGACGTCAATCCCTTGGTGGAGCTGATAACATCTCTAAACTAACATCTAATGGGTTTCTGAAAAGATCACCATCCATTCAACTTAGGTCTTCTGTATCTTCAAGCACAGTTTTGAAGCATGCTAAAGGCACATCTAAATCATTTGATGGCGGCACAAGGTCATTAGAAAGGAGTAAAATTCTTCTAAATGGAAAACCTCCAAGTTATTCATTCAATCAGTCTTCTGAAGGAACCAAACACCGGGAAGAAAATGATAATTGGAAAGGAAATTCAGATGATAAGCCAAATGACTTCCCGACAGTTGATACGGAGGATAGTGTTTCTGGGGTTTTGTATGATTTGCTACAGAAAGAGGTCTTAGCCTTGAGGAAAGCTGGTCATGAGAAAGATCAAAGCCTAAAAGACAAAGATGATGCCATTGAA ATGCTAGCAAAGAAAGTAGATACACTGACCAAAGCCATGGAAGTTGAGGCTAAGAAGATGAGAAGAGAAGTAGCGGCCATGGAGAAGGAGGTAGCTGCAATGCGTGTGGAGAAAGAACAAGAGAGCAGAGCAAAGCGTTTCAGCAATGTAAAGGGTCCTGTGAACAGTGCTCAGCATCAGCTTGTTTCTGGAAG AAATGTGGCACGGGGAGGATTAACACGCAGCACCCAATGA
- the LOC108320111 gene encoding prefoldin subunit 6, whose amino-acid sequence MSSSNLRDLQRELENKANDLSKLQKEIAKNHQMRKKYTIQLGENELVLKELDLLKEDANVYKLIGPVLVKQDLAEANANVRKRIEYISAELKRLDATVQDLEEKQNSKKDTILKLQQRIQSLQSGKGKA is encoded by the exons ATGAGTTCGTCCAACCTCAGAGATCTTCAACGTGAATTGGAGAACAAAGCCAATGATCTCAGCAAGCTCCAGAAGG aaattgcGAAGAATCACCAGATGAGAAAGAAGTACACGATTCAGCTTGGCGAGAACGAGCTCGTCCTCAAG GAACTTGATTTGTTGAAAGAAGACGCAAATGTTTACAAGTTGATTGGGCCCGTACTTGTTAAGCAAGATTTGGCTGAGGCCAATGCAAATGTCCGTAAGAGAATCGAATACATCTCTGCTGAATT GAAGCGGCTTGATGCCACTGTTCAAGATTTGGAAGAGAAGCAAAATAGCAAGAAAGATACG ATACTAAAATTGCAACAGAGGATTCAATCTCTTCAGTCTGGGAAAGGAAAGGCATAA
- the LOC108320104 gene encoding transcription termination factor MTERF4, chloroplastic, with translation MVTRRKLLNLLSALNVSDLLPHHANAINRLSKTPKTLRVYYGTQSSKPPEYEMPSVTWGVIQGRKEKLVSRVIIFDYLKGLGIIPDELHDLELPSTVDVMRERVEFLQKIGLTVDDINNYPLILGCSVRKNVIPVLGYLEKIGIARPKLGGFVKNYPQVLHASVIVELAPVVKFLRGLDVEKDDIGYVLQKYPELLGFKLEGTMSTSVAYLVSIGVNPRDIGPMVTQYPYLLGMRVGTVIKPLIDYLVDLGLPKKVLARMLEKRAYILGYDLEETVKPNVECLISFGVRRECLASVIAQYPQILGLPLKAKLSTQQYFFSLKLKVDPEGFARVVENMPQVVSLNQHVIMKPVEFLLGRTVTVEDVARMVIKCPQLVALRVELMKNSYYFFKSEMGRPLKELVEFPEYFTYSLESRIKPRYQRLKSKGIRCSLNWMLNCSDQRFEERLQGHYIETESVGPRFCMGGKLELPGNDIMSDDEAESDDEILYTRTVSL, from the coding sequence ATGGTGACAAGAAGAAAGCTCCTGAATTTGTTATCAGCTCTAAACGTTTCTGACCTACTTCCTCATCACGCCAATGCAATTAACCGTTTGTCGAAAACCCCCAAAACCCTTAGGGTTTATTACGGAACCCAATCATCCAAACCCCCCGAATACGAGATGCCATCGGTAACATGGGGCGTGATCCAAGGTCGCAAGGAGAAGCTCGTTTCGCGAGTAATCATCTTCGACTACCTCAAGGGTTTGGGAATCATCCCCGACGAGTTGCACGACCTCGAACTTCCCTCCACCGTCGACGTCATGCGCGAGCGCGTCGAGTTTCTCCAAAAAATAGGTTTAACTGTCGACGATATCAACAATTACCCTTTGATCTTAGGTTGCAGTGTCAGAAAAAACGTGATCCCCGTGTTGGGGTACTTAGAAAAAATTGGGATTGCAAGGCCCAAGCTTGGGGGATTCGTTAAGAATTACCCGCAGGTGTTGCATGCTAGTGTCATTGTTGAGCTTGCTCCTGTTGTTAAGTTCCTCAGGGGCCTTGATGTGGAGAAAGATGATATCGGGTATGTGTTGCAGAAGTACCCTGAGCTTCTTGGGTTCAAGCTTGAGGGTACTATGAGCACTTCGGTGGCTTATCTTGTTAGTATTGGTGTGAACCCTAGAGATATCGGTCCAATGGTTACTCAGTATCCTTATTTGTTAGGGATGAGAGTTGGAACTGTGATCAAGCCCTTGATTGATTACTTGGTCGATTTAGGGCTACCGAAGAAGGTTTTGGCTAGGATGTTGGAGAAGAGAGCTTACATTCTTGGCTATGATCTTGAGGAAACTGTGAAACCAAATGTGGAGTGTTTGATTAGTTTTGGTGTTAGAAGGGAGTGTTTGGCTTCAGTTATTGCTCAATATCCGCAGATTCTTGGGCTGCCTCTCAAGGCTAAGTTGTCCACGCAGCAGTACTTTTTCAGTTTGAAGCTTAAGGTTGATCCTGAAGGGTTTGCACGGGTGGTGGAGAACATGCCTCAGGTAGTTAGCCTCAACCAGCATGTGATTATGAAGCCCGTTGAATTCCTCCTTGGAAGGACTGTAACAGTGGAGGATGTGGCTAGAATGGTGATCAAGTGTCCTCAGTTGGTGGCATTGAGAGTTGAGCTGATGAAAAACAGCTATTACTTCTTTAAGAGTGAGATGGGGAGGCCATTGAAAGAGCTTGTGGAATTCCCGGAGTACTTTACTTATAGTTTGGAGTCTAGAATCAAACCCAGATACCAGAGGCTCAAGAGTAAGGGGATAAGATGTTCGTTGAATTGGATGCTGAATTGTAGTGACCAGAGGTTTGAAGAGAGGTTGCAGGGTCATTACATTGAAACTGAAAGTGTAGGTCCCAGATTCTGTATGGGAGGGAAATTGGAGCTACCGGGGAATGACATAATGTCTGATGACGAAGCTGAGAGTGATGATGAAATACTATATACAAGAACTGTTTCTCTATAG
- the LOC108320100 gene encoding two-component response regulator ARR14, which translates to MAEISSTDLPEFPSILNVLVIDSDLSFLDFIKKTCNQYSYQVMTCSESLNAVKILRERKTHIHLILIEVYMPVMDGYEFLLFVKKEEINVPVIVMSRDDSKHSIMKTIRLGACDYWKKPLNEDMLKSMWTHVYREFVREHRTQKNIGRLDDDDKTRGTSHNSEFASSILDKSKSNFREDDDLDESENSNQTVTGKDRIVWTPELHTKFLDALESVGPENIVPKKILKAMNIPNLKRRHVSSHLQKYRKFLKEEEQRKQQQQQQNEPNEMSLVSGNKKPKVDASGENNFQPLTHPGVTCNMGPTREKPYDPNVQVAEHFHEPTLVHDLSYPLATFPNISITSNFPQSSGYGLNNMQKPMMRPQIPPIKLQPSSIIISDNSASVPQNYNFRMNMPPQSIPGENNIGQVIQYQYNNRTFMYYPQPLNAGFSNSGVRPFAASSDIDDQTIKKQLDSMNKGHHKP; encoded by the exons ATGGCCGAAATTTCTTCTACTGACTTGCCTGAATTCCCATCAATTCTCAATGTTCTTGTCATCGACAGTGACCTCAGTTTTCTTGATTTCATCAAGAAAACATGCAACCAGTATTCTTATCAAG TTATGACATGTTCTGAATCTCTAAATGCTGTCAAAATTTTGCGAGAAAGAAAAACGCATATTCATTTGATACTCATTGAAGTTTATATGCCTGTCATGGATGGCTACGAATTCCTGCTATTTGtcaagaaagaagaaattaatGTTCCTGTCATAG TGATGTCTCGTGATGATTCTAAGCATTCTATAATGAAGACTATTCGGCTTGGAGCTTGCGATTATTGGAAGAAACCCTTGAATGAGGATATGTTAAAGAGCATGTGGACACATGTTTATAGAGAGTTTGTAAGGGAACATAGGACCCAAAAAAATATTGGCAGGttggatgatgatgataaaacaAGAGGGACAAGTCATAATTCTGAATTTGCTTCATCCATTCTTGATAAGAGCAAAAGTAATTTCAGAGAAGATGATGATCTTGATGAATCAGAAAATAGTAATCAAACTGTCACAGGGAAGGATCGCATAGTATGGACACCAGAACTGCATACTAAATTTCTTGATGCTCTTGAAAGTGTTGGACCCGAAA atatcGTGCCAAAGAAAATTCTGAAAGCCATGAACATCCCTAACTTGAAAAGAAGACATGTTTCTAGTCATCTGCAG AAATACAGAAAATTTTTGAAAGAGGAGGAGCAACGaaaacagcaacaacaacaacagaaTGAACCAAATGAGATGTCATTGGTTTCAGGTAATAAAAAACCAAAGGTGGATGCATCAGGAGAAAACAACTTCCAACCTTTGACACATCCTGGTGTGACATGTAACATGGGACCAACAAGAGAGAAACCCTATGATCCAAATGTACAAGTTGCTGAACATTTTCATGAACCAACTTTGGTACATGATCTTTCTTATCCTTTGGCAACGTTTCCTAATATTTCCATTACTAGCAATTTTCCTCAGTCTTCTGGATATGGACTAAATAATATGCAGAAGCCAATGATGCGTCCTCAAATTCCTCCAATCAAGTTGCAGCCATCCTCCATAATTATTTCAGATAATTCAGCTTCTGTTCCCCAGAATTACAACTTTCGCATGAACATGCCACCTCAATCAATACCAGGTGAAAACAACATAGGTCAAGTTATTCAGTATCAGTACAACAACAGAACTTTTATGTATTACCCACAGCCTCTAAATGCAGGTTTCTCAAATAGTGGTGTGAGACCTTTTGCTGCATCCTCAGATATTGATGATCAAACAATCAAGAAGCAGCTAGATTCTATGAACAAGGGCCATCACAAGCCCTGA
- the LOC108320136 gene encoding adagio protein 3: protein MAMAKEKEEDEEEVQTCGKRLKCMRNDEEDDNGVDEEESELPLKPGIFFYPTTPTSFVVSDALEPDFPVIYVNKVFEISTGYRADEALGLNCRFLQYRDPRAQRRHPLVDPVVVSEIRRCLEEGVEFQGELLNFRKDGTPLVNRLRLAPIHDDDGTVTHVIGIQLFSEANIDLNRLSYPVFKETCNQDFSKNGKYSPKGGQCLYSQQQEMCGILQLSDEVLAHNILSRLTPRDVASIGSVCRRIRQLTKNEHVRKMVCQNAWGKEVTGTLELMTKKLGWGRLTRELTTLEAVCWRKLTVGGAVEPSRCNFSACAAGNRLVLFGGEGVDMQPMDDTFVLNLDAKNPEWRRVSVKSSPPGRWGHTLSCLNGSWLVVFGGCGRQGLLNDVFVLDLDAQQPTWREVCGGTPPLPRSWHSSCTIEGSKLVVSGGCTDAGVLLSDTYLLDLTTENPTWREIPTSWAPPSRLGHSLSVYGRTKLLMFGGLAKSGHLRLRSGEAYTIDLEDEQPQWRQLECSAFTGLASQNAVVPPPRLDHVAVSMPCGRIIIFGGSIAGLHSPSQLFLLDPSEEKPSWRILNVPGQPPKFAWGHSTCVVGGTRVLVLGGHTGEEWILNELHELCLASRQDSDL from the exons atggctatggcaaaagagaaagaggaagatgaagaggagGTTCAGACCTGTGGGAAGAGGTTGAAATGCATGAGgaatgatgaagaagatgataatGGTGTTGATGAAGAAGAGAGCGAGCTTCCTCTGAAACCCGGGATTTTCTTCTACCCGACAACCCCAACTTCCTTTGTTGTCTCTGATGCTCTTGAACCTGATTTCCCGGTCATATATGTCAACAAGGTCTTTGAAATCTCCACTGGGTATCGTGCCGACGAGGCCCTCGGTCTCAACTG tCGGTTCTTACAGTATAGAGATCCTCGAGCTCAGAGGCGACACCCTTTGGTGGACCCTGTTGTTGTGTCTGAGATCAGAAGATGTCTTGAGGAAGGTGTTGAGTTCCAAGGTGAACTTTTGAATTTCAGAAAGGACGGCACGCCATTGGTGAACAGACTAAGACTTGCACCAATTCATGACGATGATGGGACTGTGACACACGTAATAGGTATCCAACTCTTTTCTGAGGCAAATATAGATCTGAACCGACTCTCATATCCAGTATTCAAAGAGACTTGCAATCAGGATTTTTCCAAGAATGGTAAATATTCTCCAAAGGGTGGACAATGTTTGTACAGTCAGCAGCAAGAGATGTGCGGCATTCTTCAGCTTTCTGATGAAGTCTTGGCTCACAACATTTTGTCACGCTTGACACCAAGGGATGTTGCATCCATTGGGTCTGTATGTAGAAGAATACGTCAGTTAACAAAGAATGAGCATGTCAGGAAGATGGTATGTCAGAATGCTTGGGGCAAAGAAGTGACAGGAACATTGGAACTGATGACCAAGAAGTTAGGATGGGGTCGTCTGACTCGGGAACTCACCACCCTGGAGGCTGTTTGTTGGAGAAAACTGACAGTTGGAGGAGCAGTGGAGCCTTCACGCTGCAATTTCAGTGCTTGTGCTGCAGGAAACCGACTAGTATTGTTTGGAGGTGAAGGAGTGGACATGCAGCCTATGGATGACACTTTTGTTCTAAATCTTGACGCTAAAAATCCAGAATGGCGCAGGGTTAGTGTGAAATCATCCCCACCTGGAAGATGGGGCCACACACTCTCATGTTTAAATGGTTCTTGGTTGGTGGTTTTTGGAGGCTGTGGTAGGCAAGGACTGCTCAATGATGTGTTTGTGCTTGATTTGGATGCTCAACAGCCAACATGGAGGGAAGTCTGTGGTGGAACCCCACCTCTTCCCAGATCATGGCATAGTTCTTGCACAATTGAAGGGTCGAAATTGGTGGTCTCCGGTGGGTGCACGGATGCAGGTGTACTTCTCAGTGACACGTATTTACTGGATCTCACAACGGAGAATCCAACATGGAGAGAAATTCCAACATCATGGGCTCCTCCATCTCGGTTGGGGCACTCACTCTCGGTGTATGGGAGGACAAAGCTTCTGATGTTTGGTGGACTTGCCAAGAGTGGACACTTGCGGCTACGATCAGGTGAGGCTTATACAATTGACTTGGAAGATGAACAACCACAGTGGAGGCAGCTAGAATGTAGTGCATTCACGGGATTAGCAAGTCAAAATGCTGTTGTTCCTCCTCCTAGACTGGATCATGTTGCTGTGAGTATGCCTTGTGGGAGGATCATTATATTTGGAGGTTCCATTGCGGGTCTTCACTCACCATCTCAGCTCTTTCTCTTGGACCCTTCTGAAGAGAAACCATCTTGGAGGATCCTCAATGTTCCAGGGCAACCACCTAAGTTTGCTTGGGGTCATAGCACTTGTGTGGTTGGAGGGACTAGGGTACTGGTGTTGGGGGGACACACTGGGGAGGAGTGGATACTCAATGAGTTGCATGAGTTATGCCTGGCAAGTCGTCAGGATTCTGACCTGTAA